DNA sequence from the Pseudomonas fluorescens Q2-87 genome:
ACACCACCCGCTGAAGACGCAGTTAATTGGGCGCCAAAAAACCACGACTCCGATTGAGTTAACCAATCCGGTCTAAACAAACGGCACCAAGATCAAAAAAATACTTATATATCAAAGAGTAAGATAAATCTCATCCACTCACACAAAACGCATCTCCCGCTCACCTAGAAACCCTCTAAAAATTTATTAATAAACTTCGCATACATAAACCTTTGCGCCCGTGACCTTTGATGTTATTAATCTGCCCAGCCGAATTGCAAGATGCCACTACGTCACTTCCTGTGTACGTCAAACCGCTGTCTGACAACGGGCTACTTAACTTAAATCGCTAGTTCGCTCGAACGCCCCAGCGCGCTCGGGCGGGCTGTTGTGCGGCGCAGCAAACTGCGCGAGGAAGGGCGTCATCGCAACTAACGACTCACCAATCAAGATCCTCTCGATCTTCGGTACCCGTCCGGAAGCCATCAAGATGGCGCCCTTGGTCAAGGCTCTCGCCGCCGAACCTGGCATTGAGTCGCTGATCTGCGTCACCGGCCAGCATCAAAGCATGCTCAAGCAGGTGCTGGACCTGTTCGATCTCAAGGCCGATTTCACCCTCGACGTAATGACGCCGCAGCAGACGCTCAATTCGCTGACCGCCGCGTTGTACGCTGCCATCGACCCGGTGCTGGAACAGACTCGGCCGGATCGCGTGCTGGTCCACGGCGACACCACTTCAGCCATGGTGGCTTCGATGGCAGCGTTCCATCGACGTATCGCCGTAGGCCATGTGGAAGCCGGGTTGCGCACCGGAGACATCTATAGCCCCTGGCCGGAAGAAATGAACCGCCGGTGCATCGATCTCAGTGCGGACCTGCTGTTTGCGCCCACTGGACAGTCTCGCGACAACCTGCTGGGCGAACGCCCGCAAGGCCGTTGCCTGGTGACGGGCAATACCGTGATCGACGCACTGCAACTGACTGCCCGGCGCATTGATGAGGACGCACAGCTGCGTGGCGAACTGGATCAACAATTCCCGTTCCTGCAAACCACACGCAAGTTGCTGCTGGTGACCGGCCACCGCCGGGAGAACTTCGGCGAGGGTTTTCTGGACATCTGCAAGGCCTTGCGTCACCTGGCCCAGCGGCCGGATATCCAGATCGTCTATCCCGTGCACCTCAATCCCAATGTATTGGGCCCGGTGACTGAACAACTCGGCGACTTGCCCAACGTGCACTTGATCAAGCCGCTGGATTACCTGGCGTTCGTGCGCCTGATGCAACACGCCCATGTCATCCTCACCGACTCCGGCGGCGTGCAGGAAGAAGCACCGTCCCTGGGCAAGCCGGTACTGGTGATGCGCGACGTTACCGAACGCCCTGAAGCGGTTGCGGCGGGCACAGTGCGCCTGGTCGGTACTTCGCCGACATCGATCATCGCCGGCGTGGATGCGTTGTTTGACGATGGCCACTTATGGCGCCGGGCCTCACAGGCGGTCAACCCCTATGGCGACGGCAAGGCCAGCCAGCGCATCGTCGATACCCTGATGGGGCGCTCGGTCGAGGACTTCGTCGTGGCCCCGCCGCACTCACAACAACAGCCGGTGCATCCATCGCTGTCCGAACCCCGCGAGTTGCTCGCCGATTTCAACTGACCACTGTTATTCCTCTTATCAGATCGAGATTTGCCCGAATGAAGCCTTCCGTTGCCATCCCTACGGGTGCGTTCAGCGCCCTTGCTTGTGGCTTGAGCCTGCTCGCGCTCATGCCGACCTTTGCCTTGGCCGCGGATAGCCCGCTCACCCAGGCGATTCATCGACTCAACGCCGATACCCGCCAGGAGCGTGAAATTCGCTTGAGCGACCTGGGCATCACGGCGCCGATTATCTTGAGTGCCAGCGACGCCCGCCGCGAACTCTACCTGCCGGTGCCCGCCGGCATTGCCCTCGATGACGCGACGCTGCAACTGGATGCCAATTACCTCAATGGCGAAGGGGGCCGCAACACCCTGCTGTTATCGCTCGATGGCTATCCAGTGCGTGCCGAAGGGCTTGGCGAAGCACAAGGCGATGCCAGCGCCACCCTTGGCGTCGACAAAGCTGCGCGCGACAACGGCCTGGTGCGCCTGGGCATTGCCTGGTCCTCAGTGGTGCCCCGGCCTCTGTGCGAAGACGATCATGTCATCGGCAATGTGTTGCGCATCCAACCCGACACCCGGCTGAACTACAGCTACGACGCCAGCCAGCTGCAAGACGTCGGCGCTGCCTGGGCGGCCCTGCCCGGTGAGCCCGGCATCCTCGTCGCACCAGGCTCGCTGTCCGCCGCCAGCTACGATTCCGCCTGGCGCCTGGGCGTGGCATTGGAGCGCATCGGCAAACACAGCCGTATCCTGCCCTTCCCTGCCGTGCAGGACAGTGTGGACCTGAGCGGCCTGCGCATCCCGGCGGAGCTGTTGGGCATTCCGGCCTTCGCCAGCCTCAACGGCAAAGGCCCGCACACCTTGGCCAACCCGGCCGAAATCGGTGCGCTGCTGGTACTGGGCCAGACCCCGAACGTACAGGCCGACCTGGCGATCAACGACCCGCAATTGCTCAAGGCAATAAACCAATCCCTCGACGCCTTGCAAAGCCAGGTCCAAGGCCTCGACGCGCCAGCAGCCAGCGCATTGATCCAATGGCGTGAGCAGCACGTCAACGCAGCGCTGGCGAGCGTCGGCACCGACAATGTACGCCTGGCGCTGCTGGGCACTCGCCCGGTCCTGATGATCGCCCCGGACGCCACCGGCAAGGCCTTGTCCCTGCTCGGTTCGGCGTGGGGCAAGCTGGCGCGCAGTCGCCAATTGACCGTGAGCGAAGCGCAAACGCCGTTGAGCGATGATGGTCGCGTGGCCCTGTCGCGACTGGGCGGCGCCCCGGGTAATTTCGACGTGGCATCGCGGTTCGACTGGAGCACTTCGTTCCCCCTGGGCAGCGTCGCTTATGACGGTCGCATGCCCGTCACGGCCGTAGTGGACGTTTCCGCAGCGCCCGGCGCTTCCGATACAGCACCGGTGGCCTCGCTGTTTTTCAACGACTTCCTGATCGGTGCGCAGCAACTGACCACCGATGGTCAATCACAGCGCATCCAGGCTCATATCCCGCGCTACGCCTTGGGCTCGAAAAACACCTTGCGCGTATCGTTCCAGCGCCAGCCGGTCAGCGACCGCTGCCTGGAAACACCGCAAGCCTTCCCAGTGTCGGTGCTGCCGACCAGCCATATCGTGCTGGAAAAAACCTCGCTGGACGATGACTTCTCCGGCATTTCCGCACGCTTCGCCGTGGACAGCCAGATCCTGGTTCCCCAGGCGTACCTCGACCACCCGGCCACTAGCCTGGCGCGGGTCATCTCGGTGGCCGATACCAGCGGCGTATCGCCGCTGCGCGCGCAGCTCAAAGTCAGCGCCGATCCGAAAGCCGCCGCCAGTCCGGACAAAGCCTTCCTGGCGTTCGAGGTGCCGCTCAAGGACAGCAAGGAATCGGTCCAGGTCGATGAACAGGGCCGCCTGCGTATCAATCACAAGGACCAACTGCTGTTGGATGTACAGCCCCTCAACCAATTGGCTTCGCTGCAAGTGGTACAGACCGAAGGCCAGCACGGCCTGGTCTACCGAGCCCTGGGCAATCAACCGCCAAGCCTGGCCAAGCCGATTGTGCTGACCCGTGGTGACGTGGCGATCCTCGGCGATAACGGCGCCGTGGCGATCTTAGATACCCAGGACCCAAGCGGCAGCCTGTTGATCGGCCGCGAGGAGCCCAAGGGGTTGGATGCCTGGCGTAAACCTTCGCTGCTCTGGTTGATCCCGGGCGGCATTATCGTGTTCCTCCTCTTGTTGCTGGCAGGCCGTCGCGCCCGTCGCAATCGCCAGTAACGGTACCCTTCGATGACGTCGCTTTATTGGCCCTATTGGTTGGCCCATTACTACAATTACCTGGAGATCGCGACCATTGTGGTCGCGGTACTGATCCTGATCTCCAGCCTGGACGACCTGATCATCGACGTGTGGTACTGGTCTCGTCGTCTGTACCGCAAGTTCACCGTGGACCGCAAATATCGGCCATTGACTGCCGAGCAATTGTTGGCCCGGGACGAACAGCCCCTGGCGATCATGGTGCCGGCCTGGCTGGAATACGACGTCATCGCGCCGATGATTGAAAACATGGTGTCGACGCTCGACTATCAGAACTATGTGGTCTTTGTCGGCACCTATATCAACGACCAGCGCACCATCGACGAAGTCGAGCGGATGCGTCGGCGCTACAAACAGCTGCATCGGGTGGAAGTGCCCCATGCCGGGCCGACCTGCAAGGCCGACTGCCTGAACTGGGTGATACAGGCGATTTTCCTGCATGAAAAAATCCATGGCATGACCTTCGCCGGCGTCGTTTTGCATGACAGCGAGGACGTGCTGCATCCGCTGGAACTGCGCCTGTTCAATTACTTGTTGCCGCGCAAGGACATGATCCAGTTGCCGGTGGTCTCGCTGGAGCGCAACTGGTACGAATGGGTCGCGGGCGTTTACATGGACGAGTTTGCCGAATGGCACGGCAAGGACCTGGTGGTACGTGAAAGCATGACCGATACCGTGCCCTCGGCCGGCGTCGGCACCTGTTTTTCCCATCGTGCCTTGCGAGTGCTGGCCGGTGAAACCGAAAACCAGCCGTTCAACACCGATAGCCTCACCGAAGACTACGACGTCGGTGCGCGACTGGCCAAGGTGGGCATGAACGCCATCTTCGTCCGTTTCCCAGTGCAGTTCCGGGTGCTGCGCAAATCCTGGTTCCGCAAACCCTACGAATCGACCTTGACCATGCCACTGTGCGTGCGCGAGTTCTTTCCGGACACGTTCCGCACCGCCTTTCGACAAAAGGCCCGCTGGACCCTGGGCATTGGCTTGCAAGGTTGGGAACAGATGGGCTGGAACGGCTCGCTGGCCAACCGATACCTGCTGTTTCGCGACCGCAAGGGTGTGGTGACAGCGTTCGTGAGCATTATTGCCTACGTCATTCTGGTGCAACTGCTGGGCTTGATCATCCTGCGCAACAGCGGCTTGTGGGATGTCACGTTCCCAACGCCTTTCGAAAACAATGGCCTGATCAAATACCTGCTGCTGGCCAACGGCGTGGCCCTGGTCTGGCGGATCGTGCATCGCTATTACTTCACCACCGTGCTGTACGGTTGGCAGCATGGTTTGCTGTCCATGCCGCGCATGCTGGTGGGCAACTTCGTGAATTTCATGGCCGCCTCCCGGGCCTGGCGCATGTTCCTGGTGGGCAAGGTGATGAATCGCAAGTTGGTCTGGGACAAGACCATGCACGACTTCCCATCCACGGACCTGGTCGCCATCGCGCCACGTCGCCTGGGTAGCGTGTTGCTGTCCTGGCAGGCGATCACGGACACGGCCCTGCAAAGCGCGCTCGACGAACAGCAGTCGCGCAACGTTCCGCTTGGGCGAATCCTGCTTAATAACGGTTGGCTGGACGATGAAACCCTGGCCGAAGCCATCGCGTTCCAGAATGACCTGCCACGGGTCTTTGAAGTCGCAAAGAAAGCCACTGCCTCGAAGTCGTCGTTGAGCGCCGAGTTTGCCCTGCGCTGGCGCGTCGTGTCCTTGGGCCTCAATGGCGAAGGTCGCGAACAGATTGCCGTCGCCAACCCCTTGCCCGATGAAGGCCTGCAACAGATCAGTGCCGCACTGGGCAGCGAACCGGTGCAACTGATCGCCCGGGAAAGCGAGATTCTCGCGCTGTTGCGCAAAGTGCCTGAAAGCAACGGCCACTCCGTGCCAGATGCGCGGGCGCCGCTGCTGGGCGACCTGCTGATCGAAATGGGGTTGCTCGACCGCGAGGAATTCAGCCGCGTGATGCTCCAGTATCGACCCCAGCACCATGGCCGGATCGGCGATTACCTGGTCGACAGCGGTGTGCTGCCACGCGCGACAATCGAACAGGCGGTGGCCCGTCAGCACAATCTCTACCCAACGGAGCTCCCGGCATGAATCGCCCCTTCCTGACCCTCCTGGCCACGGGGCTGAGTCTGGTATCTACGCTTGCCCTCGCCGAGACGCTGCCACTGCCTTTATCCGGCCCGGCCTACACCGCCGCCAACGAAGCCTACAGCGCCTACGAACGCAAGGACTACGACCTGGCCATCACCAAGGCACGCGAAGCCCTGCGCCAGCGGGCTGATATGACACGCCTGAACACGCTGATTGAATTGGCCGAACGGGACAAGAAACTGCGCGACCAGCCCCAGGCCGCCGCGTCATCGCGTGCCGCCCCTCCTGCACCAGGCTTCGTCGCTGCGTCCCAGGGGTTCAAGGCCTATGATCGCGAGCAATTCGGCCTGGCCGCGCAGTCGGCCCGCAAGGCCATCGCCCAGGCGCCCCGCCGTCGCGAGTATCGATTGCTGCTGATCGATTCGCTGCAGCGCCAGCAACAGCTGGCAGAGGCTGACCGGGCCACCACCGATGCACTGAGGACTTTCGCCAACGACAATACGCTGCTGATGCGTCGCAAAGCGATCCGCCGTCAACTAGCGGTGCCGGTGGCAACCCAGGGCTACCGGGCCCTGGACCAGGGCAATGCGGCGATGGCCGTGGACCAGGCCCGTAAAGCCGTGGCCTGGGCGCCGGAAGTTTCCGCCAACCAACAACTGCTCATCAGCGCCTTGCTCGCGGCCAAGGATTATCTTGGCGCCGAACAGGCCGCTACAAACGTGCTGGCGCTGGACGACAGCAAGACCGCGCCATGGGTCCTGCGCAGCTATGCACGCGAGCGCCAGGGCAAGGCACAGCCGGCCCAGGCCGACCTGAACCGTGCCCTGGCCCTGCCCGGCCTTACGGACGGCGAGCGCCGTGACCTGCGCCTCTTTGCCGTCGACGCTACTTTGGCCCGAGGCGAACCTCAACAAGCGTTGGCTCAATTGCAGGCTTTGGGTGATGACGGCAGTGACGAAGTGACCCGTCGACGCACCGCTGCCCGCATGGCGCTGCGCCAGAAAAACAAGGGGGTCGCCACCGTCGTGCAATTTGCGTCGCCGCCCCTTGAATGCCAGGAAAGCGCCTTCGGCCTGACCTGCACGATCTGGCCCGGCAGCGACCATGATGCAGGCACGGCACTGGCGTCCCAGGCCTACGCCGCCCTCGCCCACAAAGACCCGGCGACCGCAGTCACCCTGACGAACCAGGCCATTGCCCGCGCGCCGCGGAATCCGTCCTATCGCCATCTGCTGGTCAGCGCCCTGACGGCCCAGAAGCGTTTGCCCGAAGCCATTTCGGCAGCCAGCCAAGGCCTGCAAGCCCATGGCGATGATGCCCGGCTGCTGGTCACGCGGGGACGCCTGCGCCAACAAACCGGAGACGATGCCGGCGCCCGCGACGATTTCACCCACGCCTTGGCGCTGGGCACCTTGCCGGCCTACGAAGAGGCCGGGTTGTATGCTGCGATCGGCCAGCGCCGCACGGCCCGCGAGCGCCTGCAAGAGGCACGCACCAATGGCGAACTCGCCTCGGTCAGTGACCTGCAGCTCGCCTATCTCTCGATGCAGGCCGGCGACGACAAGGCGGCTCATGACGCATTCCGCAAGGCCGACGCCACCACGCCACTGTCCCCCTCAGCGACCCAGGACGCCGCCTACAACGCCATGCGTATGCACGAGGACGACGAAGCCGTGGCGTATTTCAAGCGCGTCATCGATGGGCAGAAAAGCGCTGAGTCGCCGATGTCCGCTCAACAGCTGTTCGACACCCGCCGCACCGTGGGCGACGTTTCGCGCAGCATCGGCCTGACCAGCACCACCAGCTATCGTGGCAACAGTTCCAGCGGCCTGAGCGCCGCACCAGGCACCAGCAGCAGCGGCAGCGAAAGCAATGACCTGCTGCAGAACAGCACCGAACTGTCATGGCGCCCACTGGGCTATCGCAACGGCCGTTTTGTCGAACTCTACGGGCGCATCACCGATACGCTGTGGAGCAAGAACAGCGATTCGGACACCGGCGCGGATGCCTTGCAGGGTGCTCTGGGCGTACGGGTCAAACCCTTCAGTTCCGTCAACGTCATGGCTGCCCTTGAGCGCACCTTCCCCCTCGGCTCATCCAATGTCGATGGTGACTGGTTGGTGCGGCTGGGCTATGGTTCGAGCATTGGCACCGACCTGCGGGTCGATGTGCCGAGCTGGTGGACCTCGCAGTTGTATGCCGAGGTCGGCCACTACATCAACGACTCGCGGGACTACATCAACAGCGAATGGCAGGTGGGCCGCAGCTACGCGATTGGCGGCACCGGCTCGCGCTGGGTGACCTTTCCTCATGTCGTCGCGGCGATCGACTACGATTCGAAAATGAAGAGCGAAGCTGGCGGTGATTTTTCGTCCGGTAACGCCGGGGGCATCGGCATAGGAAACAACGTACGTTATTGGTTCCGAGAAGACGCCTATAACGCCCCCCGCTCCTATGTGGACTTTTCCCTGCAATACCGGGCCAGGGTGTTTGGGGAGGACCGCGCCAAAGGCGTTTTCGCGCGCCTGACCTACTCCTATTGAGGGCGGTGATGTGAGATTCGGACCATCGTCACGAAAAGCGGCTCGCCTCGGCGAGCGCCGGCTACACTGCATCCAGAAGGGAACGGCTTGAGAAGCTTCGCAAAGTCCATCAGCCGCAAGACCGTCGCGGCGCTGTCACTGGCCGCGCTGCTCGGCGCAGGTACAGGGACGTACTACATGAGCGTTACCACCGCGACACCTCATATCGTCGGCATCGTCTGGCAGCCGGACAACCAGACCGTCGGCATCAGCGGCAACTGGGACAAGCTTGGCGTCCATGAGCTGCTGGTGCAGTGGACGGTGGTGGACGACCAGGCCTTCGTGCCCGGCACTGGCCTGCCCAGCGTACCGGTGCTGCCGGACTGGGCGCGCATCGCCAAGACGCCGTGGGCCAAGGATGTGATCCTCGGGCTGGCCGGCTACTTCAGTGAAAACCGCTCACGAGACAACATCGAGCAACTGGCTGCGCTGTCAGAGCGCATTGCTGGGCTGCCTACGCCGCTGCATGTCACCGGTTGGTATTTTCCAGCCGAAGTCGACCCCAGTTGGTCTCGCGCGACGGAGTTGCCGGCGTTGCTGGCGAAACTGCCACGCCCACTGTGGATCAGCGTCTACGACGGCGCCAATATCGGCCCCGCCGCCACCGCCGACTGGGTCAAGCAATGGCTGCCGAACGACATCGGCGTATTTTTCCAGGACGGTGTCGGCGTCTACGCCCGCACGGCTCCGGTCGCTCGAAACTATGCCGACGCCTTGCGGGATCGCCTTGGCAAGAGCCGCGTGCGGATCATCGTCGAAGCCTTTCGTCCCAAATACGGCGGCGGTTTTCGCCCAGCCACCGTGGCCGAACTCAAGCCACAACTGGCGGCCTATGTGGGATACCCGCTCTACCTGTTCGACGGCCCGCACTACATGACGCCGACGCTGGTGGACCAGCTGAAGCAGTCCCTGGCCCTGCCCTGATCTTCCCCTGCGTTCGGCGGTTTTGTATCGATGTGTATATGAACCGCCGATTGATACGAAGCCATCCATTCCAAGCCTTCCCGCACACATGGTCGATACATCCGAGCGTTTAACTGGGCTCACCGAACAGCGACACACATTCGCTGCGACGGCTCACTCAAACGAACGCAAGGAGAACACCATGTCCACTGTCTCGAAAGTAGCATCCCTGGCCATTGCCCTGGCTTTTGTCGGCGGGCTCGGCCTGGCGAACATCGCCTCGGCCGCAGCGCTGCACACTGAGGCTGCGCAACATCTGGCTGAAGGCGGCTCGGATCGCTTGCTGGAAAATCGGGTAGCCGAAGGCGGCTCCGATCGACTGATCCAGAACCGCGTAGCTGAAGGCGGGGCCGATCGTTTGCAGGAGCTGCGCGAGCGAAGCACTGCGACTATCGCCTGAGGGTCATGGCGAATGCTGCTTGAAGGGCTGCGTGGCGAAGCCGTCGATGCCGACGCCACGCGAGTCTCCCGGAAATCCTGCACTACCAATGCTATGGCTTGATGTTTTTCAGCTCATTGAGCAACGCCAGCAGTTGCTGCATCTTTTCCTCGCCGAACTGCTCCTCGATACGGCGATAGTTGCTTTCCATCCCCTCGCTCATCGACACAAAGCATCGCTGGCCGCGCTCGGTCAGGCCGACGAAAACCCGGCGCTGGTCCTGGCTCGACTTCTGCCGGCGCACCAGGCCATCGCGCTCCAGGCGACTGAGCACGCCGGTCATGCTGGGCTTGAGGATGCAGGTCTGATGGGCGAGCTGATGGCTTTCCAATTCCCCTTGCTGGTGTAGGATGCGGATCACCCGCCATTGCTGTTCCGTGAGGTCATGCTGGTTCAGGGCCGGGCGGAAAAAAGCCATGGCCGCTTCGCGGGCTTGTAACAGCGTCAAGGTCAAGGAAGGTCTGGGGTTGGCCATGTTCGGACTGGTTTGAATGGGCGAGTCGGCAGCTTAGTGTCGCCATCTCACTGCTGCAAGAGCAACGCTCAACGCAAGCCCGACTGCCGCTGGCGATACTCTCCAGGCGTCAGCTGGGCATAGCGCTGGAAAAAACGGCTGAAATAGGCCGGGTCCTTGAACCCGAGCTGGTAACAGATTTCATTGGCCGAACTGCCGGTAAACAGCAGCAGTCGCTTGGCCTCTTGCATCAGTCTCTCCATGATCAGGCGCTTGGAAGGCAGGTCGGCGATGCGTCGGCACACGTCATTAAGGCGCGCCTCGGTCACGCCAACGCCCTCGGCGTAACGCGACAGCGGCCAATGCTGCAGGTAGTGGGCTTCGATCAGCTCATTGAAGCGATGGAAGATCTTCAAGTCTTCATGCCGGGCCGGCCTGGCCTGCAGGGAATTGGAACACAATCGCAGCAGGCTGATCATGATCAGCCGCGTCAAGCTATCCAGCGCAGCGCCGCGCCCGGGCCGCCTGGCCGCCACTTCGTCGCTCAGCTCCTCGAACAGGAATTCGAGTCGCTGCACCTCCCTCGCCTGTTCACGCCCCAGTTTCGACAGCGCCACGCAGGCCGCCGGTAATTGCACGCCGGCAGGTGCCAGGCTCGGATCGGCATCGATCAACTGCCACACCAATTGCTGGCGCACCGTCAGTACATGCCCATCGCTGTCGGCCTCGGTCACGAAGGAATGGGGAATGGTAGGCGGTGTGAGAAAGAACATCGGCCCGGATTCGACGTACTGCTGATCGTCGAGGTACACCCGCACGGTGCCGCTCTTGACGTAGTGCACCTGGAAGAAACGGTCGTGGCGATGCACAGGCATGTTGCGACCGAAAAAGTCCGCCAGGTTGGCGAGTCGGTCGTAATGCACCTCGGCATCGCTGTAGCGCTGGTCGTACACCTGACCAATGTTGATGTTCGGGATCGGCTGGCGCTCATTCATCACGCAGTACTCTTTTTTTTCTTCTGATTCTGGCAGCTGCTTGCACCCATCCTGCGCCGATTCCGGCAGGGCAACCAGTGCCGGTCATTCTGCCACGCTTGACGATAGTTAACATCTTAATTATAACTGTTAATACATTAACAATAACCGCAGAGCCCGCATCCCTCTGCACTGCCAGGAGACAAGCATGAGCCGTGCCCTGCATGACGCCGCGACCGGTACTCTGTTTGGGGTCGCACTGAACTATCAGGGGTTGCTGAAGCAGCGCCTTGCCGAGTTCGAGCAACCGCCTTATCAGAAGCCGCCGATCAAACCGGTGCTGTTCATCAAGACGCCCAATACCCGCAACCAGCATGGCGCCGATGTGGTTCATCCGGGTCACGGCGAACGCCTGCAACCGGGGCCGGCGCTGGGCGTGGTGATGGGCAAGTCGGCCAGCCGGGTCAGCGTCGCCGAGGCGCTGGACTACGTGGCCGGCTACACCATCGTCAATGAATTCAGCCTGCCGGAAGACAGCTACTACCGCCCCGCCGTCAAGGCCAAGTGCCGGGACGGCTTCTGCGCCATCGGCCCGGAGCTGGTGACCCGCGTCGACGTTGCCAACCCCCACAGCCTGGCGATCACCTTGTACGTGAACGGCGAGGTGCGCCAGCAAGACACCACGGCCAACTTCGTGCGCAACATTCCCCAATTGATCGCTGAAACCAGTGAGTTCATGACGCTGCATGCCGGCGATGTGCTGATCACCGGTACGCCCGGAGGCCGCGTCGATGTACTGCCCGGAGACCGCGTCGAAGTGGAGATCAGCGGCCTGGGCCGGCTGCTCAATACCGTCGTGGCCGAGCAGACAGGAGCACGTTCATGAAACACGCACGCATTCGTTTCGAAGGCCAGGTCCACGCCGTCACCGTTGAAGCGCACAACGCCGTGCGCTTGGCCGACGGTCGCTTGCTGGCCGAGGATCGGGTCCAGTGGCTGCCGCCGGCCACCGGCAGCATGTTTGCCCTGGGCCTGAACTACGCCGATCACGCCGCCGAGCTGGCGTTCAAGCCACCCACCGAGCCGCTGGCATTCATCAAGTCCCCTGGCACCTACACCGGCCACAACCAGACCACCTGGCGCCCGGATAACGTCGCCTACATGCACTACGAGTGCGAATTGGTCGCGGTCATTGGCAAGCAAGCACGCAACGTCAAGCGGGCGGACGCCCTCGGGTATCTGGCCGGCTATACCGTGTGCAACGACTACGCGATTCGCGACTATCTGGAAAACTACTACCGCCCCAACCTGCGGGTTAAGAACCGCGATGCGACGACGCCGATAGGCCCGTGGATTGTCGATGTGGCCGATGTGCCGGACCCGAGCAACCTGACATTGCGCACCTGGATCAACGGCCAATTGCGCCAGGAAGGCAGCACGAAGGACATGATTTTCGATATCCCTTACCTGATCGAATACCTGTCCAGCTTCATGACCCTGCAACCCGGCGACATGATCGCCACTGGCACGCCGGAAGGCCTGGCAGACGTGGTGCCCGGTGATGAGGTCATCGTGGAAGTGGAAGGCGTGGGTCGCCTGGTCAATCGAATTGTCAGCGAAGCCGAGTTCTTCGCATCCCGTAAAGAGGCGTGAGCAGCATGATCAAGCATTGGATCAATGGCCGTGAGGTCGAAAGCAAAGACGTGTTCGTCAACTACAATCCGGCCACGGGCGATGCCATCGGCGAAGTCGCCAGCGGCGGTGCCGAA
Encoded proteins:
- a CDS encoding cellulose biosynthesis cyclic di-GMP-binding regulatory protein BcsB, whose translation is MKPSVAIPTGAFSALACGLSLLALMPTFALAADSPLTQAIHRLNADTRQEREIRLSDLGITAPIILSASDARRELYLPVPAGIALDDATLQLDANYLNGEGGRNTLLLSLDGYPVRAEGLGEAQGDASATLGVDKAARDNGLVRLGIAWSSVVPRPLCEDDHVIGNVLRIQPDTRLNYSYDASQLQDVGAAWAALPGEPGILVAPGSLSAASYDSAWRLGVALERIGKHSRILPFPAVQDSVDLSGLRIPAELLGIPAFASLNGKGPHTLANPAEIGALLVLGQTPNVQADLAINDPQLLKAINQSLDALQSQVQGLDAPAASALIQWREQHVNAALASVGTDNVRLALLGTRPVLMIAPDATGKALSLLGSAWGKLARSRQLTVSEAQTPLSDDGRVALSRLGGAPGNFDVASRFDWSTSFPLGSVAYDGRMPVTAVVDVSAAPGASDTAPVASLFFNDFLIGAQQLTTDGQSQRIQAHIPRYALGSKNTLRVSFQRQPVSDRCLETPQAFPVSVLPTSHIVLEKTSLDDDFSGISARFAVDSQILVPQAYLDHPATSLARVISVADTSGVSPLRAQLKVSADPKAAASPDKAFLAFEVPLKDSKESVQVDEQGRLRINHKDQLLLDVQPLNQLASLQVVQTEGQHGLVYRALGNQPPSLAKPIVLTRGDVAILGDNGAVAILDTQDPSGSLLIGREEPKGLDAWRKPSLLWLIPGGIIVFLLLLLAGRRARRNRQ
- the wecB gene encoding non-hydrolyzing UDP-N-acetylglucosamine 2-epimerase, with amino-acid sequence MKILSIFGTRPEAIKMAPLVKALAAEPGIESLICVTGQHQSMLKQVLDLFDLKADFTLDVMTPQQTLNSLTAALYAAIDPVLEQTRPDRVLVHGDTTSAMVASMAAFHRRIAVGHVEAGLRTGDIYSPWPEEMNRRCIDLSADLLFAPTGQSRDNLLGERPQGRCLVTGNTVIDALQLTARRIDEDAQLRGELDQQFPFLQTTRKLLLVTGHRRENFGEGFLDICKALRHLAQRPDIQIVYPVHLNPNVLGPVTEQLGDLPNVHLIKPLDYLAFVRLMQHAHVILTDSGGVQEEAPSLGKPVLVMRDVTERPEAVAAGTVRLVGTSPTSIIAGVDALFDDGHLWRRASQAVNPYGDGKASQRIVDTLMGRSVEDFVVAPPHSQQQPVHPSLSEPRELLADFN
- a CDS encoding glycosyl transferase family protein: MTSLYWPYWLAHYYNYLEIATIVVAVLILISSLDDLIIDVWYWSRRLYRKFTVDRKYRPLTAEQLLARDEQPLAIMVPAWLEYDVIAPMIENMVSTLDYQNYVVFVGTYINDQRTIDEVERMRRRYKQLHRVEVPHAGPTCKADCLNWVIQAIFLHEKIHGMTFAGVVLHDSEDVLHPLELRLFNYLLPRKDMIQLPVVSLERNWYEWVAGVYMDEFAEWHGKDLVVRESMTDTVPSAGVGTCFSHRALRVLAGETENQPFNTDSLTEDYDVGARLAKVGMNAIFVRFPVQFRVLRKSWFRKPYESTLTMPLCVREFFPDTFRTAFRQKARWTLGIGLQGWEQMGWNGSLANRYLLFRDRKGVVTAFVSIIAYVILVQLLGLIILRNSGLWDVTFPTPFENNGLIKYLLLANGVALVWRIVHRYYFTTVLYGWQHGLLSMPRMLVGNFVNFMAASRAWRMFLVGKVMNRKLVWDKTMHDFPSTDLVAIAPRRLGSVLLSWQAITDTALQSALDEQQSRNVPLGRILLNNGWLDDETLAEAIAFQNDLPRVFEVAKKATASKSSLSAEFALRWRVVSLGLNGEGREQIAVANPLPDEGLQQISAALGSEPVQLIARESEILALLRKVPESNGHSVPDARAPLLGDLLIEMGLLDREEFSRVMLQYRPQHHGRIGDYLVDSGVLPRATIEQAVARQHNLYPTELPA